AGGATTTATTGTTTCCTTGCAGCACTGAGTGAAATCTTTGAGAGAATCTGGCAAGGTGGATTGTTGGATAAAGCAGCAAAGAAGTTTCctattttggtttattttagtgcactgtctctttctcctcattcCTGTTACCATTTCTCAAGCATACGTGTTTCACAAAATGTATTATGTAGTGTAAACATGAGACGTGTGCATGAGatacatgatttaaaaaaaaaaagctcatggCCTTTTAGTAAAGAGGTTTCGCATCGGTCTAATGCCAAAGGATCCTGTTGTCCTGACGCTGAAGTCTCTCAAACACCCCGTACGGAATACACTGGTTCCACATCCTGTGATGAGATGAGATTAACaatgaaatgagacaaaaacacaactctAGTTATTTGGTCGTGGAGCAGTTAAACACCTTGCCTAAAAAGTGAATGGGACGtagcagtgacacacacacacacacagattctcaCCTCAAAGTTTTCATCCTTTTACAGCTTCTCAGACTGACTCCCAGGCTCTGCGCTCCAACATCTGTTAGCTTGTTATACTTCACGCTGTCAAACAGAATCAAAACGGTTCACACTTTAAATATCTCTTTAAAGTATAGGCTGTTTCTACTGAGAGAAATCCATGTAAAACACATCACCCTATCAACATATTAGTGACTACAGGCCAATAGATCAACTGGTCAACGTTTACTTGTGTCTAATTATATTTCACCAGTTCATCTTTATCTGTGTTTAAGGTTACATACAAAATACAGCTTTCGCAACACATTTCCTTGCTAATTCAATTTAAACACacaggttttaaaaacagctaCTAGTATTTCTACGAGATAATTGTTGCTGGGATGCATATAGAGTCAGATATGAGGGCCGTGtataaataaacacagtcaGAAATCACATATTTAAATTGGACATATATAGTCTTACTCGAGGTCGGTGAGAGAAGCCACGTGTGGTAGGACAGCTGCTAAACTCTCTGCCCCTTCATCAGAAATCACATTACTGTACAGActagaaaaacagagagagggagagggaagtgAAAATATGTGGGCTTACAGTGTGTCATTTTGGGCGTTGTGTATTGTTGTTCTATAGgaatgtgcgtgcgtgtgtgtgtgtgtgtgtgtgtgtgtgtgtgtgcgcgtattATATACCTTAAACAGTGCAGTTTAGGCAGAACCCTCAGTGTGGCTGCAAGTTTCTTCACCCCCTGGTCCCCTATGCAATTCTGTGACAGACTAAAAACAGAGGGCACACGCTTAGTTCAACACACGTACTGTATGTGTACCATGTTACAAGCCACATGATTGTGAGTTTATAGATTTGCATATATATTTCCATTTGCGAAATGTTGTACTCACTTGAGAATTTCCAGGAAGCAGAGTGGGACTAAAGCATGCGCCAGTTTTTCCGCTCCTGTGTCCCCTATCTTACTGTTTTCTAGactgaaggaggagagagagagagacagagagagagagagacagagagacagagagctacTGTCAgacaccagaaacaaacacataaacatagaGAGACTGGTGTGCTGAAAGGGAGCGAGAAGTGAAGGTTGGTATATTTACTCTAAGTGCTGGAGGTTCTGTAGACCTGGCAGGAGCTCCCACAGCTTGGGAAGAGCCAGGGGACCATCCTCTGGACCGAGCCTAGTGGGAAAGacaatatcatcatcatcatcatcatcatcatcatcatcatcatcatcatcatcatcatcatcatcatcactcaaATGTCAGAGTCACTCACTCAAATTCCAGTTTGTGTAGCTCTTTCACAGCTGGTACTCCCTCTGCCAAGATAGAGTCTGACTGGCTGGAACTacaagtaaacacaacacacacttcagctgcCGGGCACCTGTGGATTGTATGTTGCAAAGCATAActgagcatttgtgtgtgtgtgtgtgtgtgtgtgtgtgtgcgtgtgtgcatgtattaCCTGTCTGACAGCCTCTTGTGGATATGCATGTTCACCAGCTTTGCCAGGTGCTCTACGTGACACACCTGTGTGGCTTTCAGAGGGTGGATCTTGAACTTGGACACCGCCCCTTGTAGGAGCCCCTCTTCGCCACTCTGCTCTAGCTGCTCCCATAAGGTGATGGCATCAGCAATGCATGCCCTAGGAGACACCCAAGGGTTGACACTGGTATCAATGTAACATCATCAGACACCAATGAAGGAATagatgaaaaaaatgcaaagctCACTTTGAGTGAATCAGGGTCACTTCTAATGAAATAACCTCGCCCTCTTCCtcagttactgttgctatgcctgTCGAGCTTTCTGTTCTTGCTTGGCACATACTGGATTACTATTATAACAGTGGCAGACTTAGCAGTTAAACATTGGGTCCTTATATTAGTACAGAAGTAGACAAAAGCAGGCTTCTCACTTCTAGGCGGTGACCAGCTCAAGCTACTTAGGCCTAGTATTATAAGTATGGTAAGGAAAAAGGTAGACTGGATAAAACCAAGGCTTAACACACCTATCCTACACTCATTAGCTAAGCTATGATTAGACAAGCGCTGTCTAGGGCAGAGTTTTAAAAGTTTGAGATCTCTAGAGAAGAAGTGGAGGAGCAGCTTTTGGATGTGTGGATCTCAACCCCCTACCTGTATGTTTTGATGTTGTCGAGCCCCACCAGTGCTCTGAGTCCTGAGATCTGTATCCCTGAATCCTCCAGATCCAAACAGAACCTTCTACCTGCAGTTCCTCCCCTTTCAAGAATATTCTGCACAGCGAACACGTCCGATGGGTTGAGTGGAACTCCATGAAATGTCAGGTCTTCTGGAAGGTTCGCTGCCAGGTGAGCGACTAATTGTAGGCTGCGACTGTGTCTGCTAGCATCCTCGTGCGTGGAACTTGCCTCATAAACATAGTGGCAAGCCTCCAGGACCTGGGCAGGGCTCAGGTCACCATGTGAAAGACCTTCAAGGTGTTTTGTTACTAAAGCCTGCTTGGAGACCACCATATCTCTAAAGGCTGTCTCTGTGTACGAGTGAAgcctctgcagctctgtcatGCTGTGAAACAGGAGCCCGACAGCAAATCGCTGAGTAAGCTCGAACTCCTCCCTTTGAGGTCGCCGACGTCCCTTCGGGCCCGACAGGAAAGGAAGGGTCTGGAGGAATGAACGGTCTGAAACGGTCCTGGTGAAAAAGAACGTGTGAAAGAGTCAGGGGAATCCAGAGAAGGGCGGgtagtgaaagagaaagaaaaaacaggcagaaaggcAGATGCTCTTTCATTTTTAACCAGACAGGGGACATAGAAGTTACTTTGCCAGATTACAAGTGAAGATTATTGATTTCGTCATCAAGGCCTTCAATTCAATCAGTCCGCCATTTCTCATTTAACATTAACTCATTTAACTCATATCCACATTATTCTGATGCAAACATGGAAGACGACTGTTTTATCTGATCATTCAAGAAACTCTTACCTTGATAGAGACAAATGAACCCCTGCCAGGTAACTCTGAAGGAAAGGGTTGGCCCAAAACAGGATGTGGTCGTCACCGGCATCAGCTATATCCGTCCTCCCTCCGTTTCCCTTCCTTTCacccatctctcctcctcccacttcCTCCGTcgccgctcctcctcctcctccgtctctctcaccACTCGAGACAGCCTGCTTCGTCCTCAGGTGGTAAGATGAGAAGAGCTCTGTCCTGTGGCCGAAAGCCTTAAGTTTGGCAGATATGGTCCGTCCTGTGGGGAGGTTGGAGGAGTTTGCTTTGACCCCCTCCCATGCCAAAGAACACAGCTCGGACAGAAACTCGCTCTCCTCTATTCTGCCTGCTTCCCCGCCAACACTCTTCATCACTCCTCCATTtgtttcatcttcctctttaatctttctcctccttcttctttgGTTGGGAGTGCGAGTGCTAGCCTGTGCTCTGGACCTTGTATTTTTCGGACACCTTGTCAGTTGAGAACTACTTGAGATTTGTGCCTGCTGTTCGTCTACAGATTCCACAGATATTTGGGTTTGATCTTCGGCCTGTGAATGTGTGCTCCTGCTATCATTTTCCACTTTCAGACGCCACACTTGAAGGCAGAGTCCGGTTAAAGTCCTCGGTAGGGCAGCCGAACCTTTGAACTGCTCTAAAACCAAGCAGACCAACCGACACAGTCCCGGGTTCCAGCAGAGGAGACGCAGATAGCTACAGTTTTTTAAGCTGTCCAAAGCAGATTCTCTGAGGTCCGGATCGGTGAAGTACTGGGACAAATATGCCTCTAAATCTGTGGGGGTGAAGCCACACACCTCCAAAAGGCTGTCTGTCCGCCGGAGTAACTGGCTGGCAGTGCCTCTTGGTCGGGTAGAGAGCAGAAGAGTGCAGCCTGGGAGGAGGACCCTCTGAAGGATGGCAGAGTACAACTGCCTTACTGTGTAGGTTTGTGCTTTACTGTCCCTCTGCAATGATGTTGTCAGGTCTTTTTCTTGAGTCTGGAGTAGAATTTCATACGTCCGCAATTCATCAAACCCATCAAAAATGATGAGCACACGCTTGGGCGCTGCAAGGATTTGAGCGTAGACTTCCTCGGGGTCGATGCAGGcaggggcagaggaggagaggtttAAAAGGAGGGTTTGCAGGCTAAAGGTCGGCTCAGTTAAAGCGAGTGCTTTGCCGTCTAATAAGAAGACAAAGTCGAACTGTGGGATGCAGTCTTCGGCCCAATCAAGACACAGCTTCTTGATCAGGGTGGTTTTTCCCATGCCAGCATGACCAAGTAGCAATATGTATCGTTTGGGTTTGCCTTCGTGTGAGCCTTCGAAAATCTGAGTTGAAAAAGATAAACATGTAGGTTTACCTGTTTTAGTCAGAATTCAGTCAGAATCAAACAAGtcataaaaatgtctttctatCCAATAAAAGTTAAACTTACCTGATTCCGCACCAACAAGCATTTTTGCCGATCTGTATCACCCATGATGATTAGCTCCTTTTCCAGGaatttgttggtgttttttccAGAGCGAAAAATCTCTCTTTGGCTCAACTGGACCTCCACATAATGAGAGGTCAGACTCAGGCCTGCCTCCATATCCTGGCAGGTTTTACTCATATGGGCTTTAGCTTCCTGAATGTAGTCCTTCACAACctctgaaagacaaacacaattGAATGCCAAACTGCTTAGCAACAAAAGACCATTTGTACCTTTGGGAAAATTTATATCAAAGCAGAGAAGAGGAGTAAAAGCATGTGGTAACTTACGTGGAATATCAAGGACAGTGGGAGACTGAGGAAGAGGTGGCTCCTTACATGTAGACACCTCTGAAATGCAGCATGCCATGATATTTGTTACATGGCATTAACTTTGCAGGATAATTTAcatacaaagagaaagaaatgagataGATACTGATTCTCACCATTACTGGGGGACTGGGGCAAGGCACAAGGAGGAGACATGGCTTTGCTAGCAGTGTCTGACAGCGATCCTGGTGGGGATGAGCTCATTTGGATTGGTGCTACTGCACCGTCCACTACAAACAcgagagaagaaaaatgaatagtCTTCATTCGCACATACAGCTGGTGGTTGCTGTGCTGTTGCTTAAAAGGCAGAACCAAAACTGTAACTGTGGAACAATAAGCTACAAAACAATGCCTGTATGAGATCTCTGCATTCATGCACATGAAATAGagaccagaacacacacacacactaaagcacTCACCTGGGGACAGGGGTGGCACTTGGCATTTTGAGGGTGGCGAGGTAGCAGGAACTATATTAGAAAAAGAGGTTGGAGTATGTACTGTTGATATAGTATATTTGCAATAGAAAAGATATCAGCGTTGAATACTTTACTCACCTAATATGTAAGTAGGGGTGGCAGCTGTATTGGGGAGCGGGAGTGTAATAACTGGAGGAGAGAGCCTCACTGTCTGAATGAGCTGGTATTGCGGATTGTCTGGGATGGTGATAAACtgaatggagggatggaggtgAACGATCCTTGGTGGAGTGATCGAGAGGCCCTCCGTCTCCACTGgacacaaagtgaaaacagtttTATCATTCTCTGCCAATAGGTTTTGTTAACTTTGACCGTATCATGAAAGGGAGgttgaacaaagaaaacaagctgaTGATTTACTTTCCAAGGACATACTGCAACAAAGGATTTCTCGTCAAAGGTTTCGGGTCATAATTGAATCTCATAACTGCTGATATAACAAGCTGAAACGAGCAGCTCAGTGGGCAGCAGAAGAAGACGGATTGCACTGGGCATTATAACTGCACACAGTAAGTGACTGTCAAGACCTTATGTTGTAAGAGTTCCATTATTCTGCCAACTAAATGATACATCTTAAAAGAGCAAAAATCACATGGGGGAAGTGTGAGAGTTCCCCTTTTGGCTCGTCTATGCGAGCTCTTATCTGATGTCTACAAAATGTATACTTCCTGTTTCTTGAACTGTATTCGAGTGCCATGAAGGAACCAAGTCAACCAACATCCCTTTCACCCACGAGTCTAATGTTACTACTGCAGCCTATCATGATTTAGCTCGTATGCAAAATGAGTTTTTATTTATAGATAAAACTACAGTGTTGATCTGGTCCCAGATTTTAGTTAATTTTAGCTTCAATCTCACATGAAGAAAAGAACGAGAACCATCAGTATGAAAATGACACTGAAGACCAGAGATGGTAATTGGTCCTGTGgagctttttaaaaagaaagtgctgtttttaaaaggacAATTCCACTGTTCTGGCAAGTTTTAGCTTCTAAACTACAATTGATATTTACTTAACATTTTTTGCTGATCATCTTTTAACACATGTTGTATAGGTTTAGATGTTTTTATGCAATTTCCCCACTGTATCAAGCAGCCATTGGTTTCCATTCTTTCTAATGTACAATATGAAAAGCGGCAATCACACTCTTGTAGCTTGTTTTGATTTATAGCAGTGAACATCAAGTCtgcattatttttctccttgttGCATTATTGTTGCATGGTAATGGATTTTAGGTACGGAGCAATTTGAAAAACCTGCACCACTCACGGCAATGACGGCATTTTGAAAAAATGCGATGGATTGCTTTTCAAATGCACTGATATGAATAGAAACCAATAGCTGCCTGAAACTGCAGACCAAATACATCAAGATTTCTAAAAACACAGCGTCATGGCCTGTAAAATAGTGAGCTGTGATGTCAAGTTTAAGTGATTTGTGGTAAATGGGCTAAAACATGCATAATCTTGTAAATATTGTAGGTCTGTTTAAAAACTCAGTAGAAAATACCCACCATTGCTACCAGATCATTGCAGTGAAGTAGAAAGAGTAATGTTCACAGTAAATATGCATATCATCCAAATTCTCTGTGCACCAATTCCAAACATGGCTTCTATTATAAACTTTCCTTTTTAGAATTAATGCAAACTGATTTGAGGATTGTTTTACCACAAGCATCTGGACTCTGTTTTGGAGTAATAAAAAGTGAACAGGACAACGATAAAGCATTAGCCATGAGATAGGCTTGGGGCCATCACGATACCGTGCAggttaaatatttcagtgtccCATATCTAAAGCGCAAATAGTTAACAGAAAGTCTCGGTAAGTCACCTGGTTTCTTTCGCTTTTTTGGACTAGATGATGTGTTCTCCTCAGTGCTTTGTGGTGGCTGAGGATCTAAGgaggaaaaatataaatagacaTGTAAACTTGCTACACAGGCAAGTAAAAGAGGTGCTTCAGTTCAGCCTTGCAGAATGTTCAGGCTACATGAGGTTTTCTATGACAAAGAAGCGATCAGGATAgttttcacagcactgagaaGATGCTGTGCTGCAATTTGTGGGTTCTAGTTATGGCTGATTGTCtacctttttttctcctgcccTTTGCTTTGTCTGGTAGTTTGTGCTTCTTCTGTTGGCTGCCTTGCCCGGGCGGCTCTAATGGCATGGGACTGTCACCTGAAGAGCATGAAAGAGGATGTAAAAAAGTCAGTGAAGTAGGACTTTCagtattaaattaaacaaacatgataCAGGGTAAAACTGTGACAAGAAACATCACCAAGGAAATTGTTTCTTGTATGGCCTCTCCATgtgaataaacaataaaactaaacaatacatgaaaaatgtgtttctctaCTGACCTTATTAAAACccaatttgttaaaaaaaaaaaaaaaaaatactgaatttaTAAACCCTCTCTTGCAAATTAGCTGAAGgtgacagaaatgtaaaaacttaAAGCATTGTTATTACAACGAATAAGGcaatattttatgtttcaaTTGTTATATGGATACATGATTGAACACATATTCAAAGAAATGGACAGTATGGTGATGTTACTTATGTTTGGGATTAGTGCAGGTCAGTCATGAGCTGTGGACATATGATTAATGCATTgcaatatcttaaaaaaaaagaaagaggggttATCTATATGGTTCAGTGTATCTGTCTATATTATTCATCCGCTGTGGGGGAACATTTTTGTGCACAATAAAATGAGGAGATCCTTACTGTCGCTGTTTCCTCCAGTCCCGCTATTCAACCATGGATCACCAAAGAGCACATCTACATCTATTGTGTTTACAGAGGGAGACAGTAGATGTCCACACTTCAATATGCAGGTTCATGTGTGTGAGTCATCTGATAGATCACTATTTAGTGTGTTATTACTTACTGTGCACTGTAAATGGAGAAAATATGTGTGCGTAAGTTTGGTTGCGACTTACCCAGGGTCCTCAGGCAATCGTCATTCAGGTATTCAGATAAATCatctaaaacacaaataatgagCATTATCAGACAATGTGCAACTGTTTACTTTCCTATCTTTCATTCATATTTGCTCATGAACCATTTGAGTTTCACAATTCATTGGACGTTCACAGAGGTGGGAAGTAAAGAAGTACAAATACTTCATTACTTTTCaatttttgtttgatttcaacCTATATGATACAATACGATAAACACGTCACGCACGACGGACATaacaagacaaaacagaaaagagaagtAAACTCGacaatggagaaaatgtgaaCATTGCAGACGGAGCATATTTTGAGCGAAAAGAgttcagtacttttacttatacCAGatactttcttttttacacTAGTATCTATACGTATGTAAGTTTGCCACCTCTGGACCTACCTACATGTCTGTTTCTGGGGATACTTTCCTAAACTCAGCAAGTCTTAATTATAATGTTTTTGAGTTGTACTGACTGTACTGTGAGATTTGTTAAAAGCTTTACAGGTAGAAAACATCCCAGATCAGAGGGAGCAAAGGTCCAGATGCTGCAGCCTTCAATTGGAGTCATAGAGAATATCTGGGCTACTTTACTAGATAGTCAGATGCAGCTACAACTGTTGGAATAACAGAAAAGGCTGAGGTTGAACACTTGGCAGTGACAGGTGTGAGGTCATATCTACTATATTTTCTTTAACGCTATATCAGTGAATCTTGCATGTGAATATATctttgtttgatattttggatAAAATGGGGTAAGGGCAGCAGGAGCTTCACTTACTTCTTCATCTTTAGTGAGTTTTTATCTACTTCTTAAAGGGCTCAGACAGTCACTGATATATTATGAGAAATtatacagttgcaagaaaaagtatgtgaaccctttgggattacttggatttctgcataaattggtcataaaatatgttctgatcttcatctaagtcacatcactggACAAACAAagtctgcttaaactaataccgcacaaaaaattataagttttcatgtttttattgaacacaacatgtaaacattaacagtgcagggtggaaaaagtatgtgaacccctAGGCTAATGGCTTCTCCAAGAGCTAATTGGAGCCAGGAGTCAGCCAACCTGGAGTCCAATCAATGTGATGAGATTGGATGTGTTGGTTAAAGCTGCCCTGccctataaaaaacacacaccagttttgaGTTTGCTGTTCTCAAGAGGCATTGCCTGATGTGAACCGTGCCTCGCACAAAAGAGCTCTCAGAAGATCTACGATCAAGAATTGTTGACTTGCATGaagctggaaagggttacaaaagTATCTCTAAAAGCAAATGAAGCAAATGGAGAAagttcagcactgttgctacTCTCCCTAGGTGTGGTCGTCCTGTAAAGATGACTGTGAGAGCACAGTGCAGAATGCTCAATGAGGTGAAGAAGAATCCTAGAGTGTCAGTTAAAGACTTACAGAAATCTCTggcacatgctaacattattgttgacaaatctacaataagtaaaacattaaacaagaatGGAGTTCATGGGAGGACACCACGGAGGAAGCCattgctgtccaaaaaaaacattgctgcacgTCTGAAATTTGCAAAAGAGCACCTGGATGTTCCACAGCACTACTggcaaaatattctgtggacagatgaaaccaaaattgagttgtttggaaggaacacacaacgctatgtgtggagaaaaaaatgcacagcacaCCAACACCAAAACCTCATCCCAACTGTGAAATATGGTGGAGGGGGCATCATggtttggggctgctttgctgcctcagggCCTGGACGGATTGCTGTCATCGACGGAAAAATGAATTCCCAAGTTTATCAAgacattttgcaggaaaacttAAGACCATCTGTCTGCCAACTGAAGCTCAACAGAGGATGGGTGatgcaacaggacaacgacccaaagCATGGAagtaaatcaacaacagaatggcttcaacagaagaaaatacgccttctggagtggcccagtcagagtcctgacctcaacccgattgagatgctgtggcatgacctcaAGAGAGCGATTCACACCAGACATCCCAAGAATATTGCTGAACTGAAATAGTTTTGTACAGAGGAATGGTCCAAAATTCCTCCTGACCGTTGTGCAGGTCTGATCTGCAACTACAGGAAACGTTTGGTTGAGGTTATTGCTGCCAAAGGAGGGTCAACCAGTTATTAAATCcaaaggttcacatactttttccaccctgcactgtgaatgtttacatgttgtgttcaataaaaacatgaaaacttgtAATTTTTTGTGCGATATTAatttaagcagactgtgtttgtctagtgatgtgacttagatgaagatcagaacatattttatgaccaatttatgcagaaatccaagtaatcccaaagggttcacatactttttcttgcaactgtatatTAATGTTCCACAAGTAGCAAACTACAGTAGCTTTCTGTGTAATCAGTGCGATGGCTCATGTAAAACCATTCTACGGTGCTCCTTTCTACATCCTAGATGAGAAATTCAAACTCAAACAATACTAACCTGGCAGATCTCCCAAGTCAAGAGTGAGGAACGGGTCCTGATCCACTTCCTGCATCTTGGTACCTGataggacacacacatagaatgaaaaaaatgaagcgACGAATGAATGAAAATTACACTATTGATGCATGAGgacttaaataaataatcaataaataatttgaaCATAACATTATTATTGCCAAGTTATTTTTCCTGGAACTCTGCttcagaggtaaaaaaaaaaaaaaaccttcatcaGACACAGGATAACAACcaaaaaattacatttagaCTGTCAACTTAAAGCaaagaagacagacacacacacacacacacacacacacacacacacacacacacacacacacacacacacaaactgcactgtgaagcgctttgagtagttgtAAGCCTAAAATATACTGATATAATATTGCCGTCAGTTTaccatttacatttaaacatatCAAATGACTCATTCATACTCATGTGCTTATGTgtacttagtgtgtgtgtgcatttgtggcCTATGAGTTTGAGTGTGGAGtttctcaaacacaaacacacaccttcaggtctcacatgtgtgcatgcacgtcTCCATACTGCAGCTACCCACAAGCTTCTCCTAACAAGTTGAACTCCAGAGCTCTCTTAAATTTCTAAGTCGGAAGAAATATGCCAAATAGCTTTTATTCTCATGTTTGTGAGCAGGagtagaatttttttttttttactgtagctGGTGCCAATGTCAAAATCGCCCCCTGAACAGTTAAATAAATAGAGGTTAGATTGTTCCGTATGGATTTGTTTCTTTGTTGGTCTCTCAGAGGAGCACAACTTCAGCATATGGCTTTAAAGAAGCGATTTGAACTGGGCGTCCCAGTGACTAAGGGGTTAACAatgtaatgaaaaataacaataatataaaagCAGCTATTAGAGATTATAGAAGAAGGTGAGGCAATAAAACGAGGAAGGGAACGAGGAGGAGAATTGAACTGTGTAAAGAGTGAAGGAAGTAAGAatgaacacacaacaacaaagagtTTGTTCAGTGCCGTGACACCTCGAGATTTGTGCGACAGTTTTGCTACAAGTCCTCCTGCTGTGATTTGGTTTTTCTGCAATATCTCTTCACTTTCCCTTGCAATGCATACATATGTGTGTCATAATACCATCCTATTTGAGAACGAAAGTAAGTCATCATGCAAACAAGCTCAAGCTCGAAAGcttcaaagacagacaggaagagaggttACTCACCGTAATATTTTTGATCATTACAATCATTGTATCAACCAGAGGTAAAGctacaacattttaacattggGCTGAAAAAAGCAGACAGTTTGTGCATCCTTTGATCATTCTAAATCCTTTTGTCCCCAAGTAGGATCATGACTTGTCATACAGACATCAGTCTGTCGGCTTCATCATGGACGAATCCTGCAATCCTAAATGTTTAGTTATAATTCAAGTATAGGGGTTGTTTCACACTGTGACGTTTTTGGAGCAAAGGAGCGTGTGGCCATCCCTCCCCACACACAATGCTCAGACCACTCTGGAGGCTGCACCGGATGAAAAATGTAAAGGAAACTGGACACAGGTATTTGGGCCATACAGCTTTTAACGTTTAGGATTGGTTTGGGGTCCAGATGGCATTGGCAGACGTCCTCTCCTGCCCAATGCAATGGCAGGTGTGTTGTTTGCCGCCCTGTTACACATGCTGCAGCAGGTTGTGCGATTAGATCAGCAGCTGCCTGGGTTGTGCAGgtccaaatgaatgaaattaaaatgccctttttttctctcactgcatTGATTCTTATCTATCTAAAATAATCAGCCATTGAGATAACTGTAAGATCCAAAAGAAAACTTCACTGACTTATAAATGAGCTTGCACAATATCAGAAATACACTTCAAAAGCTTTCTAAATGTGAGCGTTATTTGTAGACCGGATGCTCTACTGGGCCTGCTGATGACACTAAACCTGACCCCCccctgtttgcatgttttcttgtCTCTTTCCAGATTTCTGGAAATTTCAGAATGTGTACACTACCATAGCTTCTCCTTCATGTTTTTGGAGAAACAGGCCAGAATTAAATAATCTCCGAATAAGAAGATT
This genomic window from Pempheris klunzingeri isolate RE-2024b chromosome 17, fPemKlu1.hap1, whole genome shotgun sequence contains:
- the ciita gene encoding MHC class II transactivator, producing the protein MQEVDQDPFLTLDLGDLPDDLSEYLNDDCLRTLDVDVLFGDPWLNSGTGGNSDSDSPMPLEPPGQGSQQKKHKLPDKAKGRRKKDPQPPQSTEENTSSSPKKRKKPVETEGLSITPPRIVHLHPSIQFITIPDNPQYQLIQTVRLSPPVITLPLPNTAATPTYILVPATSPPSKCQVPPLSPVDGAVAPIQMSSSPPGSLSDTASKAMSPPCALPQSPSNEVSTCKEPPLPQSPTVLDIPQVVKDYIQEAKAHMSKTCQDMEAGLSLTSHYVEVQLSQREIFRSGKNTNKFLEKELIIMGDTDRQKCLLVRNQIFEGSHEGKPKRYILLLGHAGMGKTTLIKKLCLDWAEDCIPQFDFVFLLDGKALALTEPTFSLQTLLLNLSSSAPACIDPEEVYAQILAAPKRVLIIFDGFDELRTYEILLQTQEKDLTTSLQRDSKAQTYTVRQLYSAILQRVLLPGCTLLLSTRPRGTASQLLRRTDSLLEVCGFTPTDLEAYLSQYFTDPDLRESALDSLKNCSYLRLLCWNPGLCRLVCLVLEQFKGSAALPRTLTGLCLQVWRLKVENDSRSTHSQAEDQTQISVESVDEQQAQISSSSQLTRCPKNTRSRAQASTRTPNQRRRRRKIKEEDETNGGVMKSVGGEAGRIEESEFLSELCSLAWEGVKANSSNLPTGRTISAKLKAFGHRTELFSSYHLRTKQAVSSGERDGGGGGAATEEVGGGEMGERKGNGGRTDIADAGDDHILFWANPFLQSYLAGVHLSLSRTVSDRSFLQTLPFLSGPKGRRRPQREEFELTQRFAVGLLFHSMTELQRLHSYTETAFRDMVVSKQALVTKHLEGLSHGDLSPAQVLEACHYVYEASSTHEDASRHSRSLQLVAHLAANLPEDLTFHGVPLNPSDVFAVQNILERGGTAGRRFCLDLEDSGIQISGLRALVGLDNIKTYRACIADAITLWEQLEQSGEEGLLQGAVSKFKIHPLKATQVCHVEHLAKLVNMHIHKRLSDSSSQSDSILAEGVPAVKELHKLEFELGPEDGPLALPKLWELLPGLQNLQHLDLENSKIGDTGAEKLAHALVPLCFLEILNLSQNCIGDQGVKKLAATLRVLPKLHCLSLYSNVISDEGAESLAAVLPHVASLTDLDVKYNKLTDVGAQSLGVSLRSCKRMKTLRMWNQCIPYGVFERLQRQDNRILWH